In Enterobacter pseudoroggenkampii, one genomic interval encodes:
- the deoD gene encoding purine-nucleoside phosphorylase, with amino-acid sequence MATPHINAEMGDFADVVLMPGDPLRAKHIAETFLEDVREVNNVRGMLGFTGTYKGRKISVMGHGMGIPSCSIYTKELITDFGVKKIIRVGSCGAVRMDVKLRDIVIGMGACTDSKVNRMRFKDHDFAAIADFGMVRDAVDAAKALGVDARVGNLFSADLFYAPDGGEMFDVMEKYGILGVEMEAAGIYGVAAEFGAKALTICTVSDHIRTHEQTTAAERQTTFNDMIKIALESVLLGDKE; translated from the coding sequence ATGGCAACTCCTCACATTAATGCAGAAATGGGTGATTTCGCTGACGTCGTATTGATGCCGGGCGACCCGCTGCGCGCGAAGCACATTGCAGAAACCTTCCTCGAAGACGTGCGTGAAGTGAACAACGTTCGCGGCATGCTGGGCTTCACCGGTACCTATAAAGGCCGCAAAATCTCCGTCATGGGCCACGGTATGGGTATCCCATCCTGCTCTATCTACACCAAAGAGCTGATCACCGACTTCGGCGTGAAGAAAATCATCCGCGTTGGCTCCTGCGGCGCGGTGCGTATGGACGTTAAGCTGCGCGACATCGTTATTGGTATGGGTGCCTGCACCGATTCCAAAGTTAACCGCATGCGTTTCAAAGACCATGACTTCGCGGCAATTGCAGACTTCGGCATGGTGCGTGACGCGGTTGACGCGGCAAAAGCGCTGGGCGTTGACGCGCGCGTGGGTAACCTCTTCTCTGCTGACCTGTTCTATGCACCAGACGGCGGTGAGATGTTCGACGTGATGGAAAAATACGGCATCCTGGGCGTGGAAATGGAAGCTGCGGGCATCTACGGCGTTGCGGCGGAGTTTGGTGCGAAAGCGCTCACCATCTGCACCGTGTCCGACCATATCCGTACCCACGAGCAGACCACCGCCGCTGAGCGTCAGACGACCTTCAACGACATGATCAAAATCGCGCTGGAATCCGTTCTGCTGGGCGATAAAGAGTAA
- the lplA gene encoding lipoate--protein ligase LplA translates to MTTLRLLISDSYDPWFNLAVEECIFRQMPATQRVLFLWRNADTVVIGRAQNPWKECNTRRMEEDNVRLARRSSGGGAVFHDLGNTCFTFMAGKPEYDKTISTSIVLNALNSLGVKAEASGRNDLVVKTPEGDRKVSGSAYRETMDRGFHHGTLLLNADLSRLANYLNPDKKKLQAKGITSVRGRVANLVELLPGITHEQICDAIRDAFFEHYGERVKAEVISPDKTPDLPNFAETFARQSSWEWNFGQAPAFSHLLDERFTWGGVELHFDVEKGHITRTQVFTDSLNPAPLEALAARLQGCLYRADMLQQECDALIGDFPEQEKELRDLSAWIAQAVR, encoded by the coding sequence ATGACGACGTTACGCCTGCTTATCTCTGACTCTTACGATCCCTGGTTTAATCTCGCGGTAGAAGAGTGCATCTTCCGCCAGATGCCCGCCACCCAGCGCGTACTGTTTCTCTGGCGTAACGCCGATACGGTGGTCATTGGTCGTGCGCAAAACCCGTGGAAAGAGTGCAACACCCGGCGTATGGAAGAGGACAACGTCCGCCTGGCGCGCCGGAGCAGCGGCGGCGGCGCGGTGTTCCACGATCTGGGCAATACCTGCTTTACCTTTATGGCAGGAAAACCGGAGTACGACAAAACCATCTCTACTTCCATTGTCCTCAATGCGCTGAATTCACTCGGCGTGAAGGCTGAAGCTTCCGGACGTAACGATCTGGTGGTCAAAACCCCGGAGGGCGACCGGAAGGTCTCCGGCTCCGCCTACCGCGAAACGATGGATCGCGGGTTCCACCACGGCACCCTGTTGCTGAATGCCGATCTGAGCCGTCTGGCGAACTACCTGAATCCGGACAAGAAAAAGCTCCAGGCTAAGGGGATTACCTCCGTGCGCGGGCGCGTGGCGAATCTGGTGGAGCTGCTGCCGGGGATTACGCACGAGCAGATTTGCGATGCGATCCGTGACGCGTTCTTTGAACATTACGGCGAGCGCGTGAAAGCCGAAGTGATCTCTCCTGACAAAACCCCGGACCTGCCCAACTTTGCGGAAACCTTCGCCCGCCAGAGCAGCTGGGAGTGGAACTTCGGCCAGGCTCCTGCGTTTTCCCATCTGCTGGATGAGCGTTTTACCTGGGGCGGCGTGGAGCTGCATTTTGACGTGGAGAAAGGCCATATCACCCGCACGCAGGTGTTTACCGATAGCCTGAATCCGGCACCGTTAGAGGCGCTGGCGGCACGTTTGCAGGGCTGTTTATACCGGGCGGATATGCTGCAGCAAGAATGCGACGCGTTGATTGGGGATTTCCCGGAGCAGGAAAAAGAGTTAAGGGATTTGTCAGCATGGATTGCGCAGGCCGTACGTTAA
- the serB gene encoding phosphoserine phosphatase, whose protein sequence is MPNITWCDLPTDVSLWPGLPLSLSGDEVMPLDYHAGRSGWLLYGRGLDKQRLTQYQSKLGAAMVIVAAWCVEDYQVIRLAGSLTQRATRLAHDAGLDVAPLGKIPHLKTPGLLVMDMDSTAIQIECIDEIAKLAGSGKLVAEVTERAMRGELDFTASLRQRVATLKGADANILRQVRDVLPLMPGLTQLVLKLQSLGWKVAIASGGFTFFADYLREKLHLTTVVANELEIMDGKLTGQVIGDIVDAQYKANTLTRLAEKYEIPVVQTVAIGDGANDLPMIKAAGLGIAYHAKPKVNEKTEVTIRHADLMGVFCILSGSLNQK, encoded by the coding sequence ATGCCGAACATTACCTGGTGTGACCTGCCAACGGATGTCTCTTTATGGCCAGGATTGCCGCTCTCTTTAAGTGGCGATGAGGTGATGCCTCTGGATTACCACGCCGGTCGTAGCGGCTGGCTCCTCTACGGACGCGGTCTGGATAAGCAACGCCTGACCCAGTATCAAAGCAAGCTGGGGGCGGCGATGGTCATCGTCGCCGCCTGGTGCGTGGAAGACTACCAGGTTATTCGCCTGGCGGGCTCTCTGACGCAGCGCGCAACGCGTCTGGCGCATGACGCCGGGCTGGACGTCGCGCCGCTGGGTAAAATTCCGCATCTGAAAACGCCGGGCCTGCTGGTGATGGACATGGACTCTACCGCCATTCAGATCGAGTGTATCGACGAAATTGCGAAGCTGGCGGGCAGCGGCAAGCTGGTGGCGGAAGTGACCGAGCGTGCGATGCGGGGCGAGCTGGACTTCACCGCCAGCCTGAGACAGCGCGTGGCGACCCTGAAAGGGGCCGATGCTAACATTCTGCGCCAGGTGCGCGACGTGCTGCCGCTGATGCCAGGGCTAACGCAGCTGGTGCTGAAGCTGCAGTCGCTGGGCTGGAAAGTGGCGATCGCCTCCGGTGGCTTCACCTTCTTCGCGGATTATCTGCGGGAAAAACTGCATCTGACCACCGTGGTGGCCAACGAGCTGGAGATCATGGACGGCAAGCTGACCGGCCAGGTGATCGGCGATATCGTGGATGCCCAGTACAAAGCCAATACGCTGACGCGTCTGGCGGAAAAATATGAAATTCCGGTTGTCCAGACCGTCGCTATCGGGGACGGCGCGAACGACCTGCCGATGATCAAAGCGGCCGGGCTGGGCATTGCCTACCACGCCAAGCCAAAAGTGAATGAAAAGACGGAAGTGACTATCCGTCACGCTGACCTGATGGGGGTGTTCTGCATTCTCTCCGGCAGCCTTAATCAGAAATAA
- a CDS encoding YtjB family periplasmic protein: MARAKLKFRLHRAVIVLSCLALLVVLMQGASWFSQNHQRQRNPQFEELARTLARQVTLNVAPSMRTETPDDKRIGQVLRQLTENSRILDAGVYDEQGNLIARAGEHVDVRDRLALDGKKAGGYFNQQIVEPIQGKNGPLGYLRLTLDTHTLPTEAKQVDNTTNILRLMLLLSLAIGVVLARTLLRGKRSRWQQSPFLLTASKSVPEDEESEKKE, translated from the coding sequence ATGGCTCGCGCAAAACTGAAATTCCGGCTCCATCGCGCCGTGATTGTCCTCTCCTGTCTCGCACTGTTAGTGGTGCTGATGCAAGGGGCATCCTGGTTTAGCCAGAACCATCAACGGCAACGCAACCCGCAGTTTGAAGAGCTGGCCCGCACGCTGGCACGCCAGGTGACGCTCAACGTCGCGCCATCCATGCGTACTGAAACGCCGGACGATAAGCGGATAGGCCAGGTTTTACGCCAGCTCACGGAGAACAGCCGCATTCTTGATGCCGGCGTCTATGATGAGCAAGGTAACCTGATTGCCCGCGCGGGCGAGCACGTCGACGTGCGCGACAGGCTAGCGCTGGACGGTAAAAAAGCCGGGGGCTATTTTAACCAGCAGATCGTCGAACCTATTCAGGGAAAGAATGGTCCGCTTGGCTACCTGCGCCTGACTCTCGATACCCACACCCTGCCCACTGAAGCCAAACAGGTCGATAATACCACCAATATTCTGCGCCTGATGCTGCTGCTTTCACTCGCCATCGGCGTTGTGCTGGCACGCACCCTGCTTCGGGGCAAGCGCTCGCGCTGGCAGCAATCCCCGTTCCTGCTGACCGCCAGCAAATCCGTCCCTGAAGACGAAGAGAGCGAGAAGAAAGAATAG